The genomic DNA CACCTTATGTCCAAATAATCAATCTTTCAACCCTAATTATTGGTCTCTGGCTAGAAAGAATGCATTTTCTTTCCACTTCACTAATTAATTGTTCAAAATTAGCATTTACTTATCTTACTCTATGGTTTCAACAACTCAGCCTAATTAGCCAGGTATGCTGCTTTGaaatttcaatattaatttaaggGGGGTTGTTACTTTTTGACTTTGACTGGAGATGAATGGCCATGGCAGTGAAGATGAAGATACTTGgaagaaatatataattttgatcaGATGcctccaaaataaatattcctGTTGAAAAGAGAAGCCTCGTTAGCTGTCACATACTTCTCCTTTCatattgatattgcttttgcttttgtttttatttttaaactttgcTTGCTTGGATCTGCTCTTTACATTGCCTTCTCACCCACTGTCGGTAACTCTCAAAGAGAAggtgattatatatataataaaccaaccttaattatatttagtcacacacccaaaaaaatactattaattaaaCTTCCCTAGCATTGTCATGAGAATCCCTTTTCGTCAAATTAAAGCCATGCATGCCCTACCCTATAGTAGGGTAGACTCATTCAATTCAAAATGTGGGCAAAAACTAGGTCAATCTTGAACAAGTCCAGAGACCCACTTcgtatatataattatggaaTTCACCAAATGGTCCATCCATCACCGACCGACCAATTCCaatgtttcttttaatttcttcatatATACTTGTTATCAATGAAAGCCCCATCCCATTCTTACATTACAAGTTCAAGTATTGAAAAGGTGCCCTATGGGCTATGGTATTGTAAGATAAAATATGGCCATTTAAATTCGATATGGCTTTATCATTATTCTTAAAtcgaataaataataatataaaaaatccaAGCCTGTCCAAGTGTCCATTATATTTAAACCCACCTTTAATTTTTCAACAGTGAAACGATACGTTAGGCTCTTAGAAATTTCTTAGATTAAAAGATCAGTAAGTAATATATATTGAAATCtagaaaaagacaaaagaaaaagaaatatattggATATAATATGACAGGTATAATCGATCGAGgccaaacttatatttttgttcttatatttttttttttttgtataattgccttgtttcaattatattcttaaatttatatttttaaatcaatttaatctttatactttaacatttttttcatatgacaatccaaacttttcattgtttcaattacactttaGTACcgatatttttgagtcaatttaattcttgtacTTTGATATATGTACAAACTGTTGACTTATctcactttatttattttttttttacatgtcaaAACATATTAGTTAATTTGACTAAAAAATGAAAGCATAATGGTGTAATTAAAACGGTGAAAAGTTTGGGTTATTATACGAAAacaagtcaaaatataaaaattaaattaactaaaaaatataaggtgagaagtgcaattgaaataataaaaaaatttaaataattaaatataaaaatacaaaaataaagatatgaGTTTCGCCTTCGATCCGGCTAAAATATTGTACCCAAGGCAATGGGCCGAGCTAGGTCCGGCCAGGACAACCTTAATGATGCAAGCGCAGCTGTGCAGCCCAATTTCAAAGTTGGGCCTAATATAAATCTGCCCAAACTGGGCTCAATGGGCTGGTGATAATAATAATTGGTTGGGTCTTAAATGACTACAAGGATGTCTTTTATGATTGAAAGTCAGATATTATGCACGtgaaaaaagataattttaaatagGAAAAATTTTCCGTTGtgatattaatatttaaaataattgaaagaattatttttaatgtttaaaaaataaaataaaatatccttgaaatttaatattagctgcaatttttttcttgtgacTAAATAATCGCTACTAAACTTTATAAAATGActaaattatctttatatttaaacattttttcctcttctttatatttctttctctcAATGTTTGCAATAGTAGGAGTTGTTCGCGATGATGAAGACAGTGACAACGATGACAAGAGTATTTGTTTGAGGGAACTAttcatcttttttcttccttttttttttttttttttttttttttttgtgacggCAAGGATGGTCATGATGGCAAAGATGGTGGGGGCATTTGCTATTTGGGAAATTCTATCCCCAACCCGCCaaattactcttcacagccAATGCCAtgcaaaaggaaaattctatttgcaactaTATGTTTTGCTTTCCGTAACCTaattttaatattcctaaaataccctgagctgaaaactcatatttcccctttatttaaatctttaacGCTCAACCACCCATCATTACTCTTCAAGTGCGTTCACTCACTTTCTCGATCACGATTGCCACAACCATTTTACTCATCCACAATTATAACTAAACATCGCACAATCACTATTATTCAACTCCGACTATTACACAACCAATATTATTCAACACCAAACATTACTCAGGCCAATTGTTCTTGCCATAACCAATTACTACTTACTATCAGCAGTTACTATTAGCAATGAAAGATATCCACTATTATTTACGTATTCTAGcaaaaaataacacaatttacaatatttatcactaattaaatcacataatttacatataaataCACGAGGGatgagttaaaaaaataagattaattaaaaaataaaaaatacgtcTTGAAACCCCGAACCTCGAGGTTGGGGGGCTAGGGGATGCCCCGAACCTCGCGGTTCGGGGGCTCAAGAGTGCCCCAAACCCCGAGGTTCGGGGCTAGGAGATGCCCTTGAACCCTGAGGTTCGGGGCTGGGGAATGCCTCCGAACCCCAGGATTCGGGGGTTAGGGAATGCCCCGAACCCTGGGGTTTTGGGTGTTCAGGGAACCCCGAATCCATGGATTCaggaaaaatcaattctcccgaaGTCATGAGTTCgggaaaaatcatttttcccgAAACTATGAATTCGAGAGAATTGCATTCTCCTGAACCTCAGGGTTCGGGAGAATGCAATTTTcttaaattcaattatataacatattatataattaatataatgttaaCATATATGAATTGAACGGGGGATAATTGCATTCTCCTAAACCTTAGGGTTCAGGAGAATTGCATTCTCcccaaatgtatataatatattatatatatatattataattatatacatatatataaattattctgaATCATCGTGTTCcgaatatttggattaatattatatttattttttcttgaattaatattgctttaattttaatttttttgagttaaatgCAAAtcgtaataaaattatatttatttttatttctttaaaatttatattaaatttatgatattttgtcataaattaaataaaataaaatataacaacaaatactaaaataaaatattattacaaataacttaatGTAcgttgaaaaattataattataataatacaacaaataacaacaaataattCTAACCAGAAGAAGCTATGAAGCATGGAAACGGCTCGGAGATGCCGTTTCGGCGTTTCCGAACCGTTTCCCGTTTCGAAAATGGGAAAAATCGGGCTGTTTGtgtaaattttagaaaattctaggCCGTTTTAGAATTTACCAAAATTTATTGGAAACGCGTTTCTAGCCGGACGCATTTTAgccacacaatttgatgaagcCTTGGTCTAAACTCctcatctttttctctctcttcttcttccagttcgGCCCTGATCTAAACTCCTcattttttcctctcttcttcttcttcttccagttcgGCCCTGATCTAAACTcctcattttttcttctcttcttcttcttcttcttccagttcgATCGCCTTCACGCGTTTCTATAGCACGTTTTCCTGATATAATGCTTCTAGCTATAAGGGCTAACTTACTTATGCGATGTGGATCCTCGGTCCTCGGGTTTTCTTGTTCGGCATGATGCAGTTTCTACTCTTTATCAGATATTAATTGCCGTCCAGTACCTTGATCTAGCTGAACAAGTATGTTGAAAGCTGGAATAAGTACATTTGCCCCTGTTTTAGTGTGCTGAAAGCTGGAATAAGTACCTTGAGCCTCTCGCTTTTGTctattgtttatatttgattttttttattttttatattaaaaattatatttacaaaaaagtccttatattttttaaatttacagtttaccccgcgtttccgtttcctacttttttagaaaaatgtcatttccacgtttccgtttcctattgGAAACGTCTCCCGTTTCTGTTTCCGTACAAcctagagaagaagaataagaggaTTTGATGCGCGTGGAGTGTCTTTTTTGGTGATAGTGTTTGAAGGGTATGtttgaaatagaaataattGTAGAAAGTAATAAATGTGgttgtaaataataaaatttaatattttactttacaCATTAGTTGCGAAGAGCAAAACATAtggttacaaatagaattttttcatgcaaaattctcccttaattttaaaattcttattttagccCCCACAGTCCCCCCTCCCCCACTCTCGCTCTCCCTGTGCAATGGCCGTGAGCCGTAtcacagagaaagagagagacagagagtggGTCGACTGCCATGGCTTCGCCAGgtaagtgtgtgtatatatatatggtgtatgtgtgtgtggggggggggggtcggTCATGGCAACTGATCcattctctgtctctctctctctgtaataCGGCCCACGGCCATTGCgcagagagaatgagagaagaggggattaaaatagaaattttaaaattaaggggGAATTTTGTATAGGCTGGGCTGTGGAGAGTAATTTGGCAAGCTGGCTTGCTATTTTTGTCACTTTATCCCTTTCATCaatatttctttctctataaCGGTGGAGAGTTGTTCACAGTaccagcaacaacaacaataataatagtatGGGCATTtgctcactctcactctctctctctctctctctctctctctctctcttctctcatcaTCGCAGATCTATGATGAGATTGAATTTTCCTTCATTGTAGACTTGCAACGAATTTGTCGCATAAATGTATATTTACATTGATCACAACGATGATGATGGCAATGAAAATGAACGTTGATAGGGTTTGCCAACAAGGgtttaacacacacacacattattCTTCGAATCTAAATCTGAGTTGAATTCATCACACGCTGATGATGAATCCAGGCAATGAACACACATGGGTTTATCCCAATTTGTTGCGATAAACCCAAATAAGATCACTACATGGAGACCCGCTAGGTTCATCTTCAATGCCGGTGATGAACTCAGTGAGTTCCATATTGGTGtggatttgtttttttttttattttattttttgtttttcaattagaAAAGAGAATAGAAAGAATAAAGGATAAAatgatcatttatttttttatttaataagagAGGTGGTTATTACAATTTCTTAAATTTCGTGAAGCTTCAACCATGTTCTTTTGCAATTTACACTTTCAAATATGGGTTGGTTACTTCTTTAGGTGGttacttatatatttatatatgcaaatgtatatacatataggaAAGAGCACATCAAATAGAAGTCATATGATTTTATCTGAAAGTATTAAGTAAATATTACAATCAAAGGCAAGCAAACGAGCTAAAATACAATCCCCCCGCCCTCTCTTCCTCCAATGCCATCACTCATACAGATTTGTCCCACACAAACAAACAATGAATCAGAATATAGAATTACAAGAAGCCAAGGCAAAAAAGAATTCCAGCAATTAATACAAGTCAATAGATAGTAATTTCCGAAGCTATAATCACTCCTCCTTTGGTTGCAGAAAGCTCAAAAAGCTAGCAGAAAAACATAGCCATGATAACCAAGAACATCAAATGTAGCTGAAGAAACTTGTGATTCTGAATGCTTTGGATCTTTCAATTGATTGCAGCTGCGCAACAGATGCAGGTGCTGAAGATCGAAGGCCGCGGCCTTCGCTTCCCGCTCCTCTTTGTTATTGCACCAGATTCCTTGACTGCTTTCTTTTCAtggtcatcttcttctttctggGACTTAGCCATGAGTTTggccttctcttcttctttcaagaaGTTCAGAAATGGAGCTCTAGACTTATCTGAATCACTTCTTTCCACTTGGATGGTCTTCTCTTCCACTGAGATTGCCTCGTACTGCAAGCTTCCGAATGCACTTTTGTCATGATGCAACAATGGAGTTTGATCCGACTCTTCAGACCTGGTTTTATGCGGGAGATCAAAACCGAAACTCGGCGATTTCCTAAGCTCAACTGCAACACTTGGGTTCTCTGGAACTGATCCTGTACTGAACCTTGCTGAACTTTCTTCTGCTTCAGATGCTTTAGGTTCTACACTTTTCTCCTCAGTAGGCTGGTGTGCTACGGCTTCAGTTTCTGCAACTGTGACTGACATTTTCCCTGGAAACCTTTGTAGATCTTCTTCAGCTTTCCCATTCTGCAATCCAACTTCAGAGAAAACAGCTGGCTCAGCTGAGTTGTTCGTATCAACAACTGAAGATCCATTCACAATGAACTGACTGCACCTTCCTTGTTTTGAATCTGTCAAACACACAGCATTGCTTTCAATTTCAGAATCCTGATTTTGATCCGGGCATTTCGGAGAAGTATCAGAAGATGCCAATAAATGATAATCAATTAGGTGAGTTGCTTCTATTCCACTCTCCAGTGCCTGCATATTCTCTGTTTTTTCCTCCATGTCATCGATGACCTCCTTTTcttttggttcttcttctttagCATGGTTGTTTTCCGTTGAAACCATTCCAGTTTCAGGATCCATTTGAATTACTTCTTCCAAATCTCTGCTCATTTCTTTTACCTCCCCATTGCTAGTATCTTTCTGGTAACCATTTTCAGCTACCATCATTTCGTGGCTTTGGCTGTCTTTCTCAACTGTAGAATTCCTTGAAGAATCAGCCATGCTCTCCTTTCCCGGATCAGTTTTAGAGGCATTACCCTCATCAGCCTTGGCTTCATCCTCCACGCCCTCATGAAACTGAGGCCGAGGATGAGTCTTTCTCTCCTTATCTTCGGTGAGAACAATGCATTCATCTTGTGGATCATAAGATTCTTCAGGAGATATCGATGACTTTATCTCAGAACCAGTTTCTTCTGATGACTTTGATGACCCATTCCTAGCTAATTCCACCAAGCCAGGAACTTCTTCATCACAAGTGTTGTCAATTCCACTCTGTGATGTTAATTCCATGGCACTCAAACCATTCTCCACCTCACCTTCAGCATTAGTTTCACCTTCATCATCACCAGTACATGTAACTACTGATTCATCTTCAGTTGCTGTCTCATCCACTTCAGCATCTGAAACAACACTTTCGTCCATGTTTCCCTTTGCTTCAACTTCACCACGTTCCTGCTGATTACCCTCTGTTGCTGCAGATTCTAGGGGTTCTTCATTGAGTAATGCAGATTTTGTTTCACCAGTCGAATTTCTTGCCCCTTCTTCCTCTGTCAGATTTTAGAAAACCAAATTGAATGGATTGAGTTTTAAGTGCTATAATTTTGCTTCTACTTATCTTAAGCTGGATCGGACTCTCGGTTTAAACACGAAAAAACATCAAACAGACCTTGCCTAAAGGATGTCTGATCCCCAATTTCCTGATCATTTGCTCCCAACACATTCTCCTCCAGATTTGTCTCTGATGCCTTGTCAACACGGTTCTCGTCTTCAGCTGAAGAGGGAGCCTCGTTGTATTCTATTTGAGCTtcacaaaatttaaacaatGGTTTACAAGCCGGTGACAAGTTGGGAAGACAAAAGATTACCATTAAAACACAAACCATTTCCGTCTGATGGATGCTCAGAAGACAACCCTTCAGATTTCTCATGAAAATCTTTGTCTTTCCCTGCGGGAACTATCTGGTTTTCCCCCTTCCTATCTCCTACGCGATCGCCTTCTCCGGCAGAACTTCCTGCAGCTTCACCTGGTTTGCTCTCTTCTTCTGCATTAAGCGTCACAGCAAGATAGACAAAGTCTAGCATTGTCTCTGatcatacaaaaatattttgagttacAAAGAAACTGTAAAAAATGTATACCTTTCAGCCCAGAAACATTGTTGTTGCCCATCTCATTGCCCATATTCAGCTCCTCAAATCCTGCAAAATCTCAACAAGTTCTTGTAAGCTTGCAAACTTTTAAATACAGGCAGCAAGTTTTTGCTCCAGAAAGTAAGAATCGAAAGGGCTCTCGAATTCGAAATCTGAATGCCTAGCTAATAACTTCGTTACCATGATCATGATAATTAATGATGCTCACATGCTAATGGCTATGAACAGCTTGAAACTCTGAGGCTGCCAGAGTGTTAACACTCGATTAGCACGACAACTAGAGTGATATTGCTTTAAGCACAAGCCTGAAATGGATGAACCAATAAAGCTAGGCAGTGGAAGTTTTGCCTTGTATCTTTCTGTCATTATGAATTTAATACTGCTGAATGGGTTTCTGGTTAAGTAAATTAATCTCACTGTCGGTGACTAAGCCTGCTAATATGATTATGCTCTGCCAGCACCCTCTCTTATAATCAGTATTATTCCGTAGGTTAGGCATCTCTTTCCAGGCCAGATCGAAAGCTCTGTATCTGCGGCGCAGAAGAATAAACAGCAAACAGTGTTTGAACAAGGCGGAGGTACATCATCGTcatcattatcattatcatcatcatcatcataactTGGTGTAATGTTATTGAagaaattcctttattttgcaCATGAATTTGACAATCTCAAAATGGGAGCCTCAGTCCCCCAACAACGTCCTTTCTAAAATAGTTAAATCGGTGTTCGGAATCAAGTGTTGATTAGGAAGAAAATATCATGGAAGGTCCTCCTATTCCAAGTGCCCTCCATTGGGACATAGGATCGCAAGGTCCACATGAAGAGGGAAGGGCCTTACAAGGATGGGGAATTAATAATGGATTTGACAAAGGCCTAGTGAACTGGTAGGTCTATGATCTTGAAGGTTACTTGGAGGCAAAGCTTATAATGGATAAAGAAAGGGTGGCTGAAAGAAATGTTTTTCAATCCTAAACTCATCATAGCGTTGCATTTTCTTTGGGGCTCTCCACCTTTAGGCATGTTTAAAGTCAAGCTCTTGGACCCTTTTCCCCTGCTTTTTTAATCGAAGAAAGGATTAGAAAGAATGGTTGGTGGAACTAAGTCCAGCATTTTGGGCTTTACCATAGTTTTAGCACTTCAAATGATTACATCAAATTGCTTCCTTCTGGggattttcttttccaatcaAACCCAGATGGGCAAtgatctataaaataaaaaaggtgGAATTTTGATGGGGCATGGAATTGAGTGCCTGTTGCACTTGGAAGTACAGAGCAATGGGATGTTATTAAAAAGTTAATTAAGGGCATCATCCAtatttgctttttcttttcttctgtaaTTTTTGGATTCTTCTTCATGTTTATCAGTGTTTTAAAGGGTGGagacataatatatatttacaaaatatagaaaatgtagaaagaataataaatatgattatatagGTATAAAAGGGACACATTAGGaggtttaaaaaataaaagaaagatttgagtAATAAATAACCCTAcagtattattatttatgatgaATATTATTCTTATAATTGCAGAATAATAAATAAGAATGACCCATTAAAGTTTCAAATCTaagtaatttataataaataataatttagtgaTTACTTCAGGTAATCCATAACAACCCCAAACAATTTGGGCTCGTCTCGCTGGGCTTGAGGCCTGCCTCAATTTCCATAGTTTCTCCTTTCAGACCCTTGTGATTCactaccaaaaataaataaataaataaataaataaaggaatcacataaagtataaaaaaaatcacaattaaGATAAATCATGATTATAAGAATATTAACGTTATGAAATTTtggtaatatatttttaaatttctaattattaaataatgCATATTTGAGAGACTTAAATGCCATTCTCAATACAACAATACGCGTAATTAGGTActaagggcctgttctctttcccgttttcgggccgttttctgtttttagtttttgaaaatattgaaaatgcgttctctttgtcatttttcaaaacgcgttttcaaaaataactaaaaattttgttaagaaaactcaaaacaacattttattgttttgagcgttttcagtgaaaatacactgaaaacacaaaacaatTTGAAAATGCGGAAAACAgcccccaacccccccccccacggGCACATGCAGAACcactccccccctctctctccccccatcttctctctgttcttgcTCTCCTCTTCTGGCCATCGACAGCCATAGCCACCGCCGCCGTCGACCTTCAACTCCGTCGCCACCGCGACTAGCGCCCCTCAACGCCACCGCGACCAGTACCACAACCACCGTCATCGACCTTCAACCCCACAGCCGCCACCGCAACCAGCACCTCCCTCCGCCACCTTCAACCCCACAGCCACCGCCACCGCGACCAGACCCCCCACCGCCATCGCGACCAGCCTTCCATCGCCACCGCGACCAGCCCCCCATCGCCACCGCGACAGTACTGCGACAAGCACCTCGCGACAATACTGCGAC from Diospyros lotus cultivar Yz01 chromosome 4, ASM1463336v1, whole genome shotgun sequence includes the following:
- the LOC127800090 gene encoding uncharacterized protein LOC127800090, yielding MGNEMGNNNVSGLKEEESKPGEAAGSSAGEGDRVGDRKGENQIVPAGKDKDFHEKSEGLSSEHPSDGNAQIEYNEAPSSAEDENRVDKASETNLEENVLGANDQEIGDQTSFRQEEEGARNSTGETKSALLNEEPLESAATEGNQQERGEVEAKGNMDESVVSDAEVDETATEDESVVTCTGDDEGETNAEGEVENGLSAMELTSQSGIDNTCDEEVPGLVELARNGSSKSSEETGSEIKSSISPEESYDPQDECIVLTEDKERKTHPRPQFHEGVEDEAKADEGNASKTDPGKESMADSSRNSTVEKDSQSHEMMVAENGYQKDTSNGEVKEMSRDLEEVIQMDPETGMVSTENNHAKEEEPKEKEVIDDMEEKTENMQALESGIEATHLIDYHLLASSDTSPKCPDQNQDSEIESNAVCLTDSKQGRCSQFIVNGSSVVDTNNSAEPAVFSEVGLQNGKAEEDLQRFPGKMSVTVAETEAVAHQPTEEKSVEPKASEAEESSARFSTGSVPENPSVAVELRKSPSFGFDLPHKTRSEESDQTPLLHHDKSAFGSLQYEAISVEEKTIQVERSDSDKSRAPFLNFLKEEEKAKLMAKSQKEEDDHEKKAVKESGAITKRSGKRRPRPSIFSTCICCAAAIN